From Canis aureus isolate CA01 chromosome 7, VMU_Caureus_v.1.0, whole genome shotgun sequence, a single genomic window includes:
- the LOC144317651 gene encoding peptidyl-prolyl cis-trans isomerase FKBP1A-like, which yields MGVQVETISPRDGRTFPKRGQTCVVHYTGMLEDGKKFDSSRDRNKPFKFMLGKQEVIRGWEEGVAQMSVGQRAKLTISPDYAYGATGHPGIIPPNATLVFDVELLKLE from the coding sequence atgggAGTGCAGGTGGAGACCATCTCCCCCAGAGACGGACGCACCTTCCCGAAGCGCGGTCAGACCTGCGTGGTGCACTACACGGGGATGcttgaagatggaaagaaatttGATTCCTCCCGGGACAGAAACAAGCCCTTTAAGTTTATGCTAGGCAAGCAGGAGGTGATCCGAGGCTGGGAAGAAGGGGTTGCCCAGATGAGTGTGGGTCAGAGAGCCAAACTGACTATCTCCCCAGACTACGCCTATGGTGCTACTGGGCACCCAGGCATCATCCCACCAAATGCCACTCTCGTCTTTGACGTGGAGCTTCTGAAACTGGAATAA